A single region of the Salipaludibacillus sp. LMS25 genome encodes:
- the der gene encoding ribosome biogenesis GTPase Der, whose translation MPKPVLAIVGRPNVGKSTIFNRIVGERVSIVEDRPGVTRDRIYSSAEWLTHEFFIIDTGGIEISDEPLLDQMRYQAELAIEEADVICFVVNGREGLTSADEEVGQILQRSKKPVVVAVNKMDDPSMHEQLYDFYSLGIGDVYPVSGSHGLGLGDLLDQLATYFPKQEEDVYDEDTIRMSLIGRPNVGKSSLVNAILGEERVIVSNIPGTTRDAIDTPFTKDDQDYVVIDTAGMRKRGKVYEATEKYSVLRALKAIERSDVVLVVINAEEGIIEQDKKIAGYAHEAGRAVVIVVNKWDAVEKDDKTMKEFEEKIRNGFRFLDYAPVVFLSAKTKRRLHNLLPLVNEVSESHNMRVQTHVLNDVIVDAVTMNPTPTDHGGKRLRISYATQVSVAPPTIVLFVNDPELLHFSYKRYLENKIREAFTFAGTPVHIIARKKSD comes from the coding sequence GTGCCAAAACCAGTATTAGCAATTGTTGGTCGCCCGAATGTGGGGAAATCAACAATTTTTAACCGTATAGTAGGTGAAAGAGTATCTATCGTTGAAGATAGACCAGGGGTAACGAGAGACCGAATATATAGTTCGGCTGAATGGCTTACTCACGAATTTTTTATTATAGATACAGGTGGAATTGAAATTAGCGATGAACCTTTGTTAGATCAAATGAGGTATCAAGCTGAACTTGCTATCGAAGAAGCAGATGTGATTTGTTTTGTCGTTAATGGTAGAGAAGGCTTAACAAGTGCTGATGAAGAAGTTGGACAAATATTGCAGCGTTCTAAAAAGCCAGTTGTAGTGGCCGTAAATAAAATGGACGATCCTTCCATGCATGAGCAGCTTTATGACTTTTACAGCCTTGGCATTGGAGATGTGTACCCTGTTTCAGGTTCGCATGGACTTGGGCTAGGAGATTTATTGGATCAATTAGCTACTTATTTTCCTAAGCAGGAAGAGGACGTGTATGACGAAGATACGATTCGAATGAGTTTAATTGGTCGCCCGAATGTGGGGAAATCTTCTTTAGTAAACGCTATTTTAGGTGAAGAAAGAGTTATTGTGAGTAATATACCTGGTACTACGAGAGATGCCATTGATACACCGTTTACGAAAGATGATCAAGATTATGTCGTGATCGATACAGCGGGTATGCGTAAACGAGGAAAGGTATATGAAGCGACAGAAAAATATAGCGTATTGAGAGCTTTAAAGGCGATTGAACGTTCAGATGTTGTTTTAGTCGTTATAAATGCAGAAGAAGGCATCATAGAACAAGATAAAAAGATTGCTGGCTATGCTCATGAAGCAGGAAGAGCCGTCGTTATCGTTGTGAATAAATGGGATGCTGTAGAGAAAGACGACAAGACGATGAAAGAATTTGAAGAGAAAATCCGCAACGGCTTCCGTTTTCTTGATTACGCCCCAGTCGTGTTCTTATCAGCTAAAACGAAACGTAGACTACATAACCTTCTTCCGCTTGTTAACGAGGTTAGTGAGTCACATAATATGAGAGTCCAGACACATGTTTTAAATGATGTTATTGTGGATGCGGTAACGATGAATCCAACACCTACTGATCATGGGGGGAAAAGATTAAGAATTAGTTATGCGACCCAAGTATCCGTGGCACCACCTACAATCGTCTTATTCGTAAATGATCCTGAATTGTTACATTTTTCTTATAAACGCTATTTAGAAAATAAAATAAGAGAGGCTTTTACATTTGCTGGCACACCTGTTCATATTATCGCGCGTAAGAAGAGTGACTAG
- the plsY gene encoding glycerol-3-phosphate 1-O-acyltransferase PlsY, with protein sequence MFILAVFISYLLGAISFSYVIGKQFKKLDIRDHGSGNAGATNTLRVMGVLPAIAVLILDCAKGVVAVFLGWYLTGGDPIAGAASGLASIIGHNWPVYYGFRGGKGVATTIGVLASLVFTLAVTTGIIAIISIVITRFVSLGSLIFVVGTTLSTAIFYQQLDYPFVYVYFLIMISLLSIWRHRTNVKRLLNGTESKIGEKITAN encoded by the coding sequence ATGTTTATATTAGCGGTTTTTATATCGTACCTCTTAGGGGCAATTAGCTTTAGTTATGTCATTGGCAAACAATTTAAGAAATTAGATATTCGTGACCATGGTAGTGGAAATGCAGGTGCTACCAATACCCTGAGGGTGATGGGAGTTTTGCCTGCTATTGCGGTTCTGATACTTGATTGTGCTAAAGGGGTTGTCGCTGTATTTTTAGGGTGGTATTTAACAGGTGGAGACCCGATTGCTGGTGCAGCTTCTGGACTAGCCTCAATAATAGGCCATAATTGGCCTGTGTATTATGGTTTTAGAGGTGGGAAAGGTGTCGCCACAACGATTGGCGTTCTTGCTTCTCTCGTGTTTACATTAGCAGTAACAACAGGGATTATCGCTATTATTTCTATTGTTATTACCCGTTTTGTGTCATTAGGGTCCCTTATCTTTGTAGTGGGTACGACACTTTCTACCGCCATTTTTTATCAGCAGCTAGATTATCCATTCGTTTACGTTTACTTTCTTATAATGATTTCGCTCCTTTCTATTTGGCGGCATCGAACAAATGTTAAACGATTATTAAATGGAACTGAAAGTAAAATCGGTGAGAAGATCACTGCTAACTAA
- a CDS encoding NAD(P)H-dependent glycerol-3-phosphate dehydrogenase: MSKIAVLGSGSWGTALSLVLADNQHDVKLWGRSKEQIDTINNERKNSRYLPNVNLPENIVAFSCLEEALKGVDAVLVVVPTKAMRDVLKSVNNFLNKPVLFIHASKGIEPESHLRISQIIEEEIVEENRTGVVALSGPSHAEEVCLRQPTTVTASSNDMLMAEKVQDLFMNRHFRVYTNPDLLGVEIGGALKNIIAIGTGLTSGLGFGDNAKAALMTRGLAEITRLGLKQGASSLTFAGLSGLGDLIVTCTSVHSRNWRAGHMLGKGKSVEDVEREMGMVVEGIRTTKAAFQLAEQLGVDMPITTELYKVLFHNKPVEEAVSELMGRVKKHEVEDLNLGDGDPLNELEP, encoded by the coding sequence ATGTCTAAGATTGCTGTATTAGGTTCTGGTAGCTGGGGAACGGCTTTGTCTCTCGTATTGGCAGATAATCAGCATGATGTGAAACTATGGGGGCGTTCTAAAGAGCAAATTGACACCATTAACAATGAGAGAAAAAATAGTCGTTATCTACCTAATGTGAATTTACCAGAGAATATTGTAGCATTTTCATGTTTGGAAGAGGCACTTAAAGGGGTTGATGCTGTCTTAGTTGTCGTCCCTACTAAAGCGATGCGAGATGTGCTGAAATCTGTCAACAATTTCTTGAATAAGCCTGTACTATTTATTCATGCAAGTAAAGGGATTGAACCAGAAAGTCATTTACGGATATCACAAATTATCGAAGAAGAAATTGTGGAAGAAAATCGTACAGGAGTGGTAGCACTTTCAGGTCCAAGTCATGCCGAAGAAGTTTGCCTTAGACAACCTACAACTGTTACAGCATCTTCCAATGATATGCTGATGGCAGAAAAAGTACAAGATCTTTTTATGAATCGCCATTTTAGAGTATATACTAACCCTGATTTGCTTGGCGTTGAAATCGGTGGAGCACTTAAAAATATTATAGCTATAGGTACTGGTTTGACAAGTGGATTAGGGTTTGGTGACAACGCGAAAGCTGCTTTGATGACGAGGGGATTGGCGGAAATTACCCGCCTTGGCTTAAAACAAGGTGCTAGTTCATTGACTTTTGCAGGTTTATCAGGTCTAGGGGATCTCATTGTCACGTGTACAAGTGTACATAGCAGAAACTGGCGGGCAGGACATATGCTTGGTAAAGGGAAATCTGTTGAGGATGTTGAACGGGAAATGGGAATGGTCGTAGAAGGTATTCGAACGACGAAAGCAGCCTTCCAACTGGCGGAACAATTGGGAGTAGATATGCCTATTACGACAGAATTGTATAAAGTCCTTTTCCACAACAAACCTGTAGAAGAAGCTGTTTCTGAGTTGATGGGAAGAGTTAAAAAGCACGAAGTAGAAGATTTAAATCTTGGTGACGGAGACCCATTAAACGAGTTAGAACCATAA
- a CDS encoding stage VI sporulation protein F produces the protein MQGNNNESLFDQLEKKTNVKHQDLFKLAQSVNKTDLSNEQNVRQLIHQVAQLANVSVSKEKEDELVKAITSNQVPMDFGSLAKMFQKSK, from the coding sequence GTGCAAGGAAATAATAATGAGTCGTTATTTGATCAGCTAGAAAAGAAAACCAATGTGAAACATCAAGATTTGTTTAAGTTGGCTCAATCAGTCAATAAGACAGATTTATCTAATGAACAAAATGTGAGACAGCTTATTCATCAAGTGGCTCAATTAGCTAATGTATCTGTCTCGAAAGAAAAAGAAGATGAACTTGTAAAAGCAATTACGTCAAATCAGGTGCCGATGGATTTCGGCTCACTGGCTAAAATGTTTCAAAAATCTAAATGA
- a CDS encoding DUF2768 domain-containing protein — translation MFEDGLVKMWVSFIGMGLMFFSVILTIFTKEKLTGMLRYILLTVSFISIIIAGLIMLLVVFTGPVPE, via the coding sequence ATGTTTGAAGATGGCTTAGTTAAAATGTGGGTTTCTTTTATCGGAATGGGGTTAATGTTTTTCTCGGTTATTTTGACGATTTTTACGAAAGAAAAATTAACCGGTATGTTGAGATATATTTTATTAACAGTAAGCTTTATTAGTATAATAATAGCAGGGCTGATCATGCTGTTAGTGGTGTTTACTGGCCCTGTGCCTGAGTAA
- the spoIVA gene encoding stage IV sporulation protein A, with product MEKVDIFKDIAERTGGDIYLGVVGSVRTGKSTFIKKFMELAVIPNIESEADRARAQDELPQSAAGKQIMTTEPKFVPNQAVSIHVDEGLDVNIRVVDCVGYAVAGAKGYEDENGPRMIQTPWYEEAIPFQEAAEIGTRKVIQDHSTLGVVITTDGSIGEIPRTDYVEPEERVIDELKEVGKPFIVIVNSIHPTNPQTEGLRSQLEENHDVPVLSMNIESMTEQDIHMVMREVLFEFPVHEVNVNLPSWVMVLKEQHWLRENYETSVRETVKDIKRLRDVDRVVGQFYNYDFIEKATLSGIEMGQGVAEIDLRAPDDLYDQILMEVVGTEIRGKDHLLELMQDLAHAKSEYDQVADALTMVRQTGYGIAAPTIQDMSLDEPEIIRQGSRFGVRLKAVAPSIHMIKVDVESEFAPIIGTEKQSEELVRYLMQDFEENPLSIWNSDIFGRSLNSIVREGISAKLSLMPENARYKLKETLERIINEGSGGLIAIIL from the coding sequence GTGGAAAAGGTAGATATCTTTAAAGATATTGCAGAGCGGACAGGTGGTGACATTTATCTCGGTGTTGTGGGATCCGTGAGAACGGGAAAATCAACGTTTATTAAAAAATTTATGGAATTGGCTGTTATACCGAATATTGAGTCGGAAGCGGACCGGGCAAGAGCTCAAGATGAACTACCTCAAAGTGCTGCTGGTAAGCAAATCATGACAACAGAACCTAAATTTGTCCCTAACCAAGCTGTTTCGATTCATGTGGACGAAGGGTTAGATGTGAATATACGAGTGGTAGATTGTGTCGGTTATGCAGTAGCAGGGGCAAAAGGCTATGAAGATGAGAACGGTCCGAGAATGATTCAAACTCCTTGGTATGAAGAAGCTATACCATTTCAAGAGGCAGCTGAAATTGGGACACGAAAAGTGATTCAAGACCATTCAACATTAGGTGTTGTTATTACGACCGATGGTTCCATTGGTGAAATTCCCCGAACGGATTATGTAGAACCTGAAGAGCGGGTCATAGACGAATTGAAAGAAGTTGGGAAACCTTTTATTGTAATCGTTAATTCCATCCACCCAACTAATCCGCAAACAGAGGGATTAAGGTCTCAGTTAGAAGAAAATCATGATGTTCCTGTTCTGTCAATGAACATTGAAAGCATGACTGAGCAAGATATTCATATGGTTATGAGAGAGGTTCTGTTCGAATTTCCAGTTCATGAAGTGAATGTTAATTTACCAAGCTGGGTTATGGTATTGAAAGAGCAACATTGGTTAAGAGAAAATTATGAAACATCCGTGCGCGAAACTGTAAAAGACATTAAACGCCTTAGAGATGTGGACCGTGTTGTAGGGCAATTTTACAATTATGACTTCATAGAGAAAGCAACACTGTCTGGTATCGAAATGGGGCAAGGAGTAGCAGAAATTGATCTGAGAGCTCCTGATGATTTATATGATCAAATTTTAATGGAAGTAGTGGGAACAGAAATTAGGGGGAAAGATCATTTACTTGAGCTCATGCAAGATTTAGCTCATGCAAAATCTGAATATGATCAAGTGGCAGACGCTCTAACAATGGTCAGGCAAACCGGCTACGGAATAGCAGCTCCCACTATACAGGATATGAGTCTAGATGAGCCGGAAATCATAAGACAAGGATCACGATTTGGGGTTCGTTTAAAAGCAGTAGCCCCTTCTATTCACATGATAAAAGTAGATGTAGAGTCAGAATTTGCGCCAATTATTGGGACTGAAAAGCAAAGTGAAGAGCTTGTACGCTATTTAATGCAAGATTTTGAAGAAAACCCACTATCGATTTGGAATTCAGACATATTTGGAAGATCGCTAAATTCCATTGTTAGAGAAGGGATTTCAGCTAAGCTTTCTCTTATGCCTGAAAATGCGCGATATAAATTAAAGGAAACATTAGAGAGGATAATTAACGAAGGATCTGGTGGACTGATAGCCATTATTTTATAA
- a CDS encoding HU family DNA-binding protein translates to MNKTELINAVAEKTDLSKKDATSAVDAVFDVITGSLQKSEKVQLIGFGNFEVRERAARKGRNPQTGEEIEIPASNVPAFKPGKALKDAVK, encoded by the coding sequence ATGAATAAGACAGAACTTATCAATGCAGTTGCTGAGAAAACGGATCTTTCTAAAAAAGATGCCACAAGTGCTGTTGATGCAGTTTTTGATGTCATCACTGGTTCACTTCAAAAATCCGAAAAAGTACAACTTATTGGATTTGGTAATTTTGAAGTACGTGAGCGTGCGGCACGTAAAGGTCGTAACCCACAAACAGGTGAAGAAATCGAAATCCCTGCAAGCAACGTGCCTGCATTTAAACCAGGTAAAGCCCTTAAAGATGCTGTAAAATAG
- the folE gene encoding GTP cyclohydrolase I FolE — translation MSNVDHAKIEKAVTMILEAIGENPSREGLIETPKRVARMYEEVFQGLSQDPKEHFQTVFGEDHEELVLVKDIPFYSMCEHHLVPFFGKAHIGYIPKGGKVTGLSKLARAVEAVTKRPQLQERITSTIADAIMDTLTPRGVIVVVEAEHMCMTMRGVKKPGSKTVTSAVRGAFERNDAARAEVLSLIKE, via the coding sequence ATGAGTAATGTGGATCATGCAAAAATTGAAAAAGCAGTCACAATGATATTGGAAGCAATTGGTGAAAACCCTTCTAGAGAAGGTTTGATAGAGACACCTAAACGTGTCGCGCGTATGTATGAAGAGGTATTCCAAGGTCTCTCACAAGATCCAAAGGAACACTTCCAAACCGTTTTTGGAGAAGATCATGAAGAACTCGTTTTAGTGAAAGATATTCCATTTTACTCTATGTGTGAACATCACCTCGTTCCCTTTTTCGGGAAAGCTCATATAGGCTATATCCCAAAAGGAGGAAAAGTGACAGGTTTAAGTAAGCTTGCAAGAGCAGTAGAAGCCGTGACAAAACGACCGCAACTACAAGAAAGAATCACCTCTACAATTGCAGACGCCATCATGGATACATTGACACCAAGAGGCGTAATCGTCGTAGTTGAAGCTGAACACATGTGCATGACGATGCGAGGAGTGAAAAAACCTGGCTCTAAAACGGTTACCTCTGCTGTAAGAGGTGCCTTTGAGCGAAATGATGCTGCGAGAGCAGAAGTATTATCTTTAATTAAAGAGTAA
- the mtrB gene encoding trp RNA-binding attenuation protein MtrB — MTENNGYIVIKAEEDGVNVIGLTRGTDTRFHHSEKLDKDEMMIAQFTEHTSAIKIRGKATLQTAHGNMTNLK, encoded by the coding sequence ATGACAGAGAATAATGGCTATATTGTCATTAAAGCTGAAGAAGATGGTGTTAACGTCATTGGACTCACGAGGGGAACAGACACGCGTTTCCATCATTCGGAAAAATTGGACAAAGATGAAATGATGATTGCCCAATTTACAGAACATACATCGGCGATCAAAATTAGAGGTAAAGCGACGCTTCAAACAGCTCATGGTAATATGACTAATTTGAAATAA
- a CDS encoding heptaprenyl diphosphate synthase component 1 produces MTAYDGHNKELNLVFDSFYKSVKHAYLDKFIKDPVIDKDQANMLLIILQKKKCSKKYIHDCILTTLFVQAALDTHERVVIHGLGPESIKTKNQLTVLAGDFYSSLYYNVLSKNEDVALIRVLAKAIQQINESKMKMYHLEDKKGGLNLADIKVIYASLLKNISHLFHLSQWSNIIEEFFLLKFLCNERASIIEYGYRSKESILGDVSVTFSKKQLLEQLTHLIHVTRERIEDELREENEMTCYVKVRMYELIERYRIEKHCVVEEG; encoded by the coding sequence ATGACGGCATATGATGGCCACAACAAAGAATTAAACCTTGTGTTTGATAGTTTTTACAAAAGTGTTAAACATGCTTATTTAGATAAGTTTATTAAGGATCCGGTGATTGATAAAGATCAAGCCAATATGCTGTTGATTATTCTTCAGAAAAAAAAATGCTCTAAGAAATACATACATGATTGTATCTTAACGACCTTGTTTGTGCAGGCGGCATTGGACACCCATGAACGAGTTGTGATACATGGCTTAGGACCAGAATCCATAAAAACAAAAAATCAGCTCACCGTTTTAGCAGGGGATTTTTACAGTAGCTTATACTATAATGTGCTGTCCAAAAATGAAGATGTAGCATTAATTAGAGTATTAGCAAAAGCGATTCAACAAATTAATGAGTCAAAGATGAAAATGTATCATTTAGAAGACAAAAAGGGGGGCTTAAATTTAGCTGACATTAAAGTTATTTATGCGTCCTTATTAAAAAATATTTCTCATTTATTTCATTTGTCCCAGTGGAGCAATATCATTGAAGAGTTTTTCTTATTGAAGTTTCTATGCAACGAGAGGGCTTCTATTATTGAATACGGTTATCGTTCTAAAGAATCTATTCTTGGTGACGTAAGTGTTACCTTCAGTAAAAAGCAATTGTTGGAGCAATTAACTCACTTAATACATGTAACGCGAGAGCGTATTGAGGATGAACTACGTGAGGAAAACGAAATGACCTGTTATGTGAAGGTAAGAATGTATGAATTAATTGAAAGGTATCGAATTGAAAAGCACTGTGTTGTGGAGGAAGGTTAG
- a CDS encoding demethylmenaquinone methyltransferase, giving the protein MGRTKEERVHDVFESISKEYDRMNGIISFKQHNMWRKDTMKKMAVEKGATALDICCGTADWTMTLAEAVGEKGQVTGVDFSENMLTVGREKIRKINATNVTLKWGNAMALPFDDNYFDYVTIGFGLRNVPDYLQVLREMHRVVKPGGLAVCLETSQPTMPIFKQAYWLYFKYVMPLFGKIFAKSYAEYSWLQESSRHFPGKKELKQLFFDAGFTSVNYKSYSGGAVASHFATK; this is encoded by the coding sequence ATGGGGAGAACAAAAGAAGAACGGGTACACGATGTGTTTGAAAGCATTTCAAAAGAATATGATAGGATGAATGGCATTATTAGTTTTAAACAGCATAACATGTGGCGGAAAGATACAATGAAAAAAATGGCTGTGGAAAAAGGGGCAACAGCTCTTGATATTTGTTGTGGAACTGCTGACTGGACGATGACCCTCGCAGAAGCGGTGGGGGAAAAAGGACAAGTCACCGGGGTTGACTTCAGCGAAAATATGCTGACAGTTGGCCGTGAAAAAATAAGAAAAATTAATGCCACGAACGTGACATTGAAGTGGGGCAATGCCATGGCATTACCTTTTGATGATAATTACTTTGATTATGTCACCATTGGTTTCGGTTTACGAAATGTTCCCGACTATTTACAAGTGTTACGTGAAATGCACCGTGTGGTTAAACCAGGGGGATTAGCTGTATGCTTGGAAACTTCACAACCGACAATGCCAATATTTAAGCAAGCTTACTGGTTATATTTCAAGTACGTTATGCCCCTTTTCGGGAAAATATTCGCTAAAAGTTATGCAGAGTACTCTTGGTTACAAGAGTCCAGCCGTCATTTTCCAGGGAAAAAAGAGCTGAAACAGCTGTTCTTTGATGCCGGTTTTACATCTGTTAACTATAAATCTTACTCTGGAGGAGCTGTAGCATC